Proteins from a single region of Theobroma cacao cultivar B97-61/B2 chromosome 10, Criollo_cocoa_genome_V2, whole genome shotgun sequence:
- the LOC18586867 gene encoding geranylgeranyl transferase type-2 subunit beta 1: MGELAVEKHVEYILAVEKRKDSFESVVMDHLRLNGAYWGLTTLDLLRKLDTVNADEVISWIMKCQHESGGFAGNIGHDPHILYTVSAVQVLALFNKLDVLDIDKVATYITGLQNEDGSFSGDMWGEVDTRFSYIAICCLSILRRLDKINVEKAVNYIVSCKNLDGGFGCTPGGESHAGQIFCCVGALAITGSLHHVDKDLLGWWLCERQVKSGGLNGRPEKLPDVCYSWWVLSSLIMIDRVHWIDKGKLFKFILDCQDVENGGISDRPDDAVDVFHTYFGVAGLSLLEYPGLKAIDPAYALPVDVVNRIFFSADN; encoded by the exons ATGGGAGAACTGGCAGTTGAAAAACATGTTGAGTACATTTTAGCTGTTGAAAAG AGAAAGGATAGTTTTGAATCGGTGGTGATGGACCATCTAAGACTGAATGGGGCATATTGGGGATTAACAACCTTGGATCTTCTAAGGAAGCTTGATACTGTCAATGCAGATGAAGTTATTTCATGGATAATGAAATGCCAACATGAATCCG GTGGTTTTGCTGGTAATATTGGGCATGACCCGCATATACTGTATACTGTCAGTGCTGTGCAAGTGCTGGCCCTTTTCAACAAGCTAGATGTTCTTGACATTGACAAAGTTGCAACTT ATATAACTGGGCTGCAAAATGAAGATGGATCCTTTTCAGGAGATATGTGGGGTGAGGTGGACACACG GTTCTCTTATATTGCCATATGTTGTCTTTCAATATTACGTCGTCTGGATAAAATCAATGTGGAGAAAGCTGTTAATTACATTGTGAGTTGCAAAAACCTGGATGGTGGCTTTGGATGCACACCTGGTGGCGAGTCTCATGCAGGGCAAA TTTTCTGTTGTGTGGGTGCTCTTGCTATAACGGGATCTCTGCATCAtgttgacaaggaccttcttGGGTGGTGGTTATGTGAGAGACAAGTTAAATCTGGTGGTCTTAATGGCCGCCCTGAGAAACTTCCTGAT GTTTGCTACTCATGGTGGGTTCTTTCTAGCTTGATCATGATTGACAGAGTTCACTGGATTGACAAGGGAAAACTTTTTAAGTTCATCTTGGACTGTCAGGATGTAGAAAATGGTGGAATTTCAGATAGACCAGATGATGCTGTGGACGTCTTCCATACATATTTTGGAGTTGCTG GACTTTCACTTCTTGAGTATCCAGGATTGAAAGCTATTGATCCAGCTTACGCATTACCTGTTGATGTCGTAAACAGAATATTTTTTTCAGCAGATAATTGA
- the LOC18586868 gene encoding uncharacterized protein LOC18586868 gives MEIGYEDNPSPLTFEGLERKFHDEIMQLVKEQSDAEDKEIARHKEKIMEINTRYQEKLSALRAQHANRREEVLLKELQTRLHQYQQAGISSHPNSGLQDARGYGGTAVAAAAGETRGYTTGQFDSYRDQSRFNAGQTTQGSEARVPYPEGHFNHTSAQYF, from the exons ATGGAAATTGGATATGAAGACAACCCATCACCACTGACTTTTGAAGGTTTAGAACGAAAATTCCATGATGAAATTATGCAGTTAGTGAAGGAGCAAAGTGATGCAGAGGACAAAGAAATTGCTAGACACAAGGAG AAAATAATGGAGATCAATACTAGGTACCAAGAAAAACTATCAGCACTTAGAGCTCAACATGCCAATCGAAGAGAGGAAGTCCTCCTCAAGGAATTACAAACTCGTTTACATCAATACCAGCAAGCTGGAATCAGCTCTCATCCAAATTCTGGCTTGCAAGATGCTCGTGGCTATGGTGGCACAGCGGTTGCAGCTGCTGCTGGAGAAACTCGTGGTTATACAACTGGTCAGTTTGACTCATACAGAGACCAATCTCGATTTAATGCTGGCCAAACGACGCAAGGATCTGAGGCAAGGGTTCCATACCCAGAAGGCCATTTCAACCACACTAGTGCCCAGTATTTCTAA